A window from Setaria italica strain Yugu1 chromosome VIII, Setaria_italica_v2.0, whole genome shotgun sequence encodes these proteins:
- the LOC101759839 gene encoding probable E3 ubiquitin-protein ligase RHY1A: protein MLRGVELARRRRVHYHGDAASSAAPGAGDHHHHHYAHARRHAGDAAVAGPAMAARIRLEEKLRGAALPPSATSPSRWSRLVGERQGRPASGRRGRREPQRPQQEQAERGIPSATPALTTASAASTVGGRRRAELTRTLSKVEVCAVCLDEVRERRQRVTRLPCSHKYHSECVLPWLAIQPDCPCCRALVPSADTLD from the exons ATGCTCCGGGGCGTGGAgctcgcgcggcggcggcgcgtgcacTACCACGGCGAcgccgcctcgtcggcggcgccgggcgccggggaccaccaccaccaccactacgcgcacgcccgccgccacgcgggggacgcggccgtggcggggcCCGCTATGGCGGCGCGCATCCGGCTCGAGGAGAAGCTGCgcggcgccgcgctgccgccgtcggCGACGTCGCCATCCAG GTGGAGCCGGCTGGTGGGAGAGCGGCAGGGACGGCCGGCCTCCGGGCGCCGTGGCCGACGAGAGCCGCAGCGGCCGCAGCAGGAGCAGGCCGAGCGAGGGATCCCGTCGGCGACACCGGCCCTCACCACCGcctcggcggcgtcgacggtcggcggccgccggcgcgcggagCTGACGAGGACGCTGTCGAAGGTGGAGGTGTGCGCGGTGTGCCTGGACGAGGtccgggagcggcggcagcgggtgaCGCGGCTGCCGTGCTCGCACAAGTACCACTCCGAGTGCGTCCTCCCATGGCTCGCCATCCAGCCCGACTGCCCCTGCTGCCGCGCGCTCGTCCCCTCCGCCGACACCCTCGACTAG